A section of the Triticum dicoccoides isolate Atlit2015 ecotype Zavitan chromosome 7A, WEW_v2.0, whole genome shotgun sequence genome encodes:
- the LOC119329758 gene encoding kinesin-like protein KIN-10B — translation MCSPSPSPSPSPFRILHPSPSLSPPRNGSLSLSLSLSLSLYKKKKLQLLLSAADLISMEVEAVPSAAPALPGGDGAVRVVARICPPSAASTATTAPAPAAGTSLFQVAASRGRRPRASGPGAGAVLSFTADAAAAAAPPTPSSSSQGRAAAGQRKEEHRLDWCYLQEETNHHVFLHELHPILVHHLHNHTQTTAGTACVVACGAAAAKDHLFKGSQEQPGLVTIAMEEILDFAASIGGAVRVSSYQVVQDTHVFDLLEPKEQEVLVLEDAQGKTHLKGLCKVHVKSIEDFTRLGCFDENQDKQQPTKASSSSTQQQPTKPFSTQPQPAKASSTQLPARGHQGLIIHISSSDQDGKERPVAKINFLSLTDYVDPKQKTGGAAAALSSGNKSMYTLMNVVQALNSNQSFVPYRQSKVTRILQDSLCKTSGAVVIACLEEVSCQDTVYTLSLAARSSQVATQAANEQCRRSTSVTSFKRADVNLSAVAKSSSRPILSSTHQPNPVVEKQQDRPQWNMSAVKAARTPIANKRSQPTMHPAKKSENSLPTPIKVTQKAATPTMSGRSQPNMHSAKNLESSLSTPIKMPPKDAKPTMSGRSQPESAVSPPTKMKQKDAKPAMSGRSQVMMRSAKKLESSLSASIKTKQKDAKPTATSGSALLCPSTNSAKEEAAVIAPATVTEVEEIQSSQGMEIDAPSTDEGFDKTGDALDTVPSEVQKVVSSGMAIGAPSTDEGFDKTSDALDTVSSEIQKVVSSGMEEEDHSSSSLDAASSCTMDLGETCSSNIPDAFVEKTPVKTHMNTPKISDKLREISNSLKLLNARPLSVMAQKVAMEKTQEEGMEKTQKVAMEKTQEVAMETTQEEGMEMTQGVGMEKTEEVAIEKTQGVAMEKTQEEGLEMTEEVAIETKQEEGMETTQEVAIETTQEVATGTTQEVATGTTQEEGMETTQGVAVEAAQEVAIETTQEVAVETTQVAIETAEEVAVETIQEVTVETAQEVATETTQEVAVETAQEVAVETTQEVATETTQEVATEMTQEVAVETTQVVVAVKTTQEVATETTQEVGMECVQGGTNIDAPEPKTPAMHLKVEQPADPKTPAIHLKFEQAADYPTSSFKTRSTGIKKSIVQECLSFLNSANKEQLKSLKGIGEKRANYIIELREHSPELFKGIDDLRDVIGMNKTEIKKMMAGIINSP, via the exons ATGTGCtccccatctccatctccatctccatctccatttcGAATTCTCCATCCATCCCCGTCTCTCTCTCCACCCCGCaacggctctctctctctctctctctctctctctctctctctctacaagaagaagaagctgcagcTGCTGTTGAGCGCCGCAGATCTGATTTCCATGGAGGTGGAGGCGGTTCCATCGGCGGCGCCGGCACTGCCCGGAGGGGACGGCGCCGTCCGGGTCGTCGCCAGGATCTGCCCCCCTTCTGCCGCATCCACGGCGACGACAGCGCCAGCTCCTGCCGCCGGGACATCCTTGTTCCAGGTCGCCGCCTCGCgtggccgccgcccccgcgcctccgggcccggcgccggcgccgtcctctccttcaccgccgacgccgccgccgccgcagctcctccaaccccctcctcttcctcccaAGG GAGGGCCGCCGCCGGGCAGCGCAAGGAGGAGCACAGGCTCGACTGGTGCTACCTGCAGGAGGAGACCAACCACCACGTCTTCCTCCACGAGCTGCACCCCATCCTCGTCCACCACCTGCACAACCACACCCAGACCACCGCCGGCACCGCATGCGTCGTGGCctgcggcgccgccgccgccaaggaccACCTCTTCAAG GGGTCGCAGGAGCAGCCGGGCCTGGTCACCATCGCCATGGAGGAGATCCTCGACTTCGCGGCGTCCATCGGCGGCGCCGTCAGGGTCTCGTCCTACCAGGTGGTGCAGGACACCCACGTCTTTGATCTGCTGGAGCCCAAGGAGCAGGAGGTCCTGGTGCTGGAGGATGCCCAGGGCAAGACACACCTCAAGGGCCTCTGCAAG GTTCATGTCAAGTCCATTGAGGATTTCACGCGGCTGGGTTGTTTCGATGAGAACCAGGACAAGCAGCAGCCCACCaaagcttcttcttcttctacccAGCAGCAACCCACTAAACCATTTTCTACCCAGCCGCAACCCGCTAAAGCTTCTTCCACCCAGCTACCGGCCAGAGGGCACCAAGGCCTCATCATACACATATCTAGCTCTGACCAGGACGGCAAAGAGCGTCCCGTGGCCAAGATCAACTTTCTCAGCCTCACAG ACTATGTGGACCCCAAGCAGAAGACCGGCGGTGCAGCAGCCGCTCTGTCGAGCGGCAACAAGTCCATGTACACCCTGATGAATGTCGTGCAAGCGCTCAACAGCAACCAGAGCTTCGTTCCATACAGGCAGAGCAAAGTGACTCGTATTCTGCAAGACTCTCTGTGCAAGACGAGCGGGGCTGTGGTGATCGCCTGCTTG GAAGAAGTTTCCTGCCAAGATACGGTTTATACTCTCAGCTTGGCCGCTCGCTCGAGTCAAGTGGCCACTCAAGCGGCTAACGAACAATGCCGCAGGTCCACGAGTGTTACAAGTTTCAAAAGGGCAGATGTTAACTTGTCTGCAGTTGCTAAAAGCTCCTCAAGGCCGATTCTTTCTTCTACACACCAACCGAATCCCGTGGTAGAGAAGCAGCAGGATCGGCCCCAATGGAATATGAGCGCAGTAAAAGCAGCTCGAACTCCCATTGCGAATAAGAG GTCTCAACCAACCATGCATCCAGCGAAAAAATCTGAAAACTCGCTCCCTACTCCTATCAAAGTTACCCAAAAGGCTGCTACACCCACAATGAGCGGAAG GTCTCAACCAAACATGCATTCAGCAAAAAACCTTGAGAGCTCGCTGTCTACTCCTATCAAAATGCCTCCAAAGGATGCTAAACCCACGATGAGTGGAAG GTCTCAACCTGAAAGCGCGGTCTCTCCTCCAACCAAGATGAAGCAAAAGGATGCCAAACCCGCAATGAGTGGAAG GTCTCAAGTAATGATGCGCTCAGCAAAGAAACTTGAAAGCTCGCTTTCTGCTTCTATCAAAACAAAGCAAAAGGATGCTAAACCTACTGCAACGAGTGGAAG TGCCTTATTATGCCCAAGCACCAATTCAGCAAAG GAAGAGGCAGCAGTCATTGCACCAGCAACAGTAACAGAAGTCGAG GAGATACAATCATCACAAGGCATGGAAATCGATGCTCCATCAACAGATGAG GGATTTGACAAAACAGGCGATGCTTTAGATACTGTCCCATCTGAAGTACAGAAGGTGGTCTCGAGTGGTATGGCAATCGGTGCCCCATCTACAGATGAG GGATTTGATAAAACAAGCGATGCTCTGGATACCGTATCATCTGAAATACAGAAGGTGGTCTCAAGTGGTATGGAGGAAGAG GACCATTCATCGTCAAGTCTGGATGCAGCGAGTTCGTGTACCATGGACTTGGGCGAAACCTGCTCTTCAAACATTCCTG ATGCCTTTGTCGAGAAGACTCCAGTCAAAACTCACATGAACACTCCAAAGATCAGCGACAAGCTGAGAGAGATATCAAACTCACTGAAGCTTCTTAATGCTCGTCCATTGAGCGTAATGGCACAAAAGGTAGCCATGGAAAAGACACAAGAAGAGGGCATGGAGAAGACGCAAAAGGTGGCCATGGAAAAGACACAAGAAGTGGCCATGGAAACAACACAAGAAGAGGGCATGGAGATGACACAAGGAGTGGGCATGGAGAAGACAGAAGAAGTGGCCATTGAAAAGACACAAGGAGTGGCCATGGAAAAGACACAAGAAGAGGGCCTGGAGATGACAGAAGAAGTGGCCATTGAAACGAAACAAGAAGAGGGCATGGAGACGACACAAGAAGTGGCCATTGAAACGACACAAGAAGTTGCCACTGGAACGACACAAGAAGTTGCCACTGGAACGACACAGGAAGAGGGCATGGAGACGACACAAGGAGTTGCTGTTGAAGCAGCACAAGAAGTGGCCATTGAAACAACACAAGAAGTGGCTGTTGAAACAACACAAGTGGCCATTGAAACGGCAGAAGAAGTGGCTGTTGAAACAATACAAGAAGTGACTGTTGAGACGGCACAAGAAGTGGCCACTGAAACAACACAGGAAGTGGCTGTTGAGACGGCACAGGAAGTGGCTGTTGAAACAACACAAGAAGTGGCCACTGAAACAACACAGGAAGTGGCCACTGAAATGACACAGGAAGTGGCTGTTGAAACAACGCAAGTAGTGGTGGCTGTTAAAACAACACAGGAAGTGGCCACTGAAACGACACAAGAAGTGGGCATGGAATGTGTCCAGGGTGGGACCAACATAGATGCACCTGAACCAAAGACGCCTGCGATGCACCTCAAGGTCGAGCAACCAGCAGATCCAAAGACTCCTGCGATACACCTCAAGTTTGAGCAAGCAGCAGATTATCCGACTAGTTCATTCAAGACTCGTAGCACCGGGATAAAG AAATCCATAGTCCAGGAGTGCTTGAGTTTTCTCAACAGCGCTAACAA GGAGCAATTGAAGAGCTTGAAG GGCATCGGAGAGAAAAGAGCAAATTACATCATCGAGCTTCGTGAGCATTCACCGGAGCTGTTTAAAGGG ATAGATGATCTGAGGGATGTCATTGGAATGAATAAGACGGAG ATAAAAAAGATGATGGCGGGGATCATCAACAGCCCCTAA